Genomic DNA from Xiphophorus couchianus chromosome 12, X_couchianus-1.0, whole genome shotgun sequence:
AAAAATTTTCCTGTTTAGTGATAATAGTCAGAGATGTCTTCAATTCAACTTAAAGAATATTTTCAGGCACTCAAAGTTTAGGAAAGTagaaatgaaaaaggaagtAAAGTAGAAAATTACTTCTTCCATTCTGCATCCTGTTCTGCGTTACTCCTAGCTATGGCCTAAGCCCACTCCTCCCTGAGCGTTCCTCGCAGGATGACTGCTGTCTGCCCCTCCGAGAGCAGCCCAGATGGAGCTGAAGCCGGGACTGGGACAGCAGGCACCACTGGGAACAGCTCAGTCTCAGGAGCAGATTCCAGGGAGTCTAATGGAGACTCTGTTGAAGGGTCCACTGTAGGGACAGCTGTGGTTTCTGGCGGACAAAGGTATAGCCGCTGGAGCCGGCAGGATAGCTCTGACATCAACACAGATGATGAGGGAGCCACTGTTCGTCGCCTAACTCCTCTGGAAAGGCTGAACCTGGATATGTGTCAGGATGAAAGGtaagatttcagaaaaaaagtctttattttttacagtctgACATTTCTTTGGACTTGAgctactttttccatttttgattgaCTTGCCTTAGACTGCAATCCTTTCTTGTGTGAGTTTgttaaattatggaaaaaatatcAGTGTCACATTTCGTGTTACATAATCTGGTCACAGGGTGGTCCGTGAGCTGACAGTGGGCAGAAGAATTGCCTTCTACAAGATTCGTGGCGAAATAGGGTGTGGAAATTTCTCCCATGTCAAACTAGGAATTCATGCTCTTACAAAAGGTAATTAGTGCAAATAATGTTATGTCATATGACAACACCTAAGACAGATACAAACAAAGCTCCATGTATAGAAAACTTTAAAGTAAGCTTTCTGTTCTTTCAGGAGTGAGTCATTGTGATCGATGAGCaagaggtttttatttcataataatttataaagcagtttttttcctGGTGAGGAGGCTGATTCATCCACAAACAGAGTTACTGTCTGCTGCACTTGACCTAAAGGATTGATTAGAGATCTCCAGTTTCCTTAGCGACAGCTAAAATTGCTGCATGCCTCATCAAATACTACAGATGGGGCCATGAATGTGTAGTTCTGTCAGACTGTGGGTGTTTTAGTATATTTTGCTACTTCATGCCTCTTTGTGTTATGAGTGTTTTTTTGGATTTAAACTGCATTTCTGATGCTAAAACATTATGAGCTGGATTGCGTTTTGAATGCTCCTATTGACAGCTATATTGCGTCTGAAACTGAGCCTAATACCCGCCTTAATAATTCATGCTGGAGCACAAAGAGATATCTCAACACCATTTTGCTGCTTGAGCACTTTTCTGGATTCGGTTACTTGAGAGTTGTTTTAAGGATCTCTATTAATGATTTAAAGGCATATAGCCAACAGCTGGggcatttaaatgaaatatttctaaagtttttAGATCTTTAATCTTACTTTTTTGGATTGTAAATTTATTATGCTTACACCTCAAGTTGCTGCTGTTTCAAAAAGAAGTTCCCATGATAtgtaaaagtaaatttaattttaagatggCACTATAAATGagaatgtataaaataaaaaatgttttaaagggcAGCTAAAACTCTTAATATGAGTAGATTGTCagtgtctgttgtttttttatattatgcATGTACCTGGAATTTCTTCTTTATATATGTTGTTaatttaaattagaatttaaaagGATTTCTTTCTGTCACATGATTGAGCTCTGGTTGATTATTAATTCTCTCTTTGGTATAACCAGACAAAGTGGCCATTAAGATCTTAGACAAAACTAAGTTGGATCAGAAGACTCAGAGGTTGCTTTCAAGAGAAATCTCCAGCATGGAAAAACTACACCACCCTAATATCATACGCCTATATGAGGTTTGTCTTTAGattccttttcctttttaaaaccaGCCTTCTTCATCCTGATCATTATGCCTCTGTCTGTATCCTTTTTAGGTGGTGGAGACGTTGTCACGGCTACACTTGGTGATGGAGTATGCAGGTGGAGGGGAGCTCTACACTAAGATCACTACAGAAGGAAAACTTTCTGACACTGACAGCAAGATTGTCTTTGCTCAGATCCTCTCGGCTGTTAAACACATGGTGAGTACTTACTCATATATGTTAATAGAATATATTTGAGTAGAATTACAGTAAATTGTACTGTGAATACATTCTGTAATGTACTTAGAGTCCCAATAGCCGTGCCACCAAAATATTGAtattctctgtgtttctctcaGAATTAACAGTACGCATGTCTGAGTAtgcaataaaattaaacttaaacataaaataaactttcctttctggaggtttgtcccacttgaatttattttcaaactccTCCTTAATATTTCAAATAGATTAACGTTTGCCTAAAATCTGTTATAACCTTGGCAGattaacttgttttttatttttatttttttaatggtgcaccttttttttcctattatgCTTTGGAAGATTCCTGTGACAAACTTTTTGGTTTGATAGAAATACATGTATATCTAAATATCCCAGGGATAtgaatatgtttaatttttctgaccatagtaattttttttcacaccttGGAATGTCGTTGATATAACCTGGCATCGCCTTTTTAAATCTCTATTCAAATTTCAAATCtacatgtacatttttaattaaatttataaaCTGATTTCAGAATAGAAGATCTTTTGTAGATCCAGTTTAATCTAATGTGAGTTGGCGTCACATGACATTAGTTACTTATCTTGTTTAGGTAGATGGTACGTTTATGACTGTGATTTCTATTCTTCTCCCATAGCATGAAAATAACATCATCCATCGTGACCTAAAGGCAGAAAATGTCTTCTACACAAGCAGCTCTTGTGTCAAAGTCGGGGACTTTGGATTTAGCACACTGAGCCGCCGCGATGAGACACTCAACACTTTCTGCGGCTCTCCACCTTATGCGGCTCCAGAACTCTTCCGGGATGAGCATTATGTAGGAGCTTACGTAGATATTTGGGCTTTGGGGGTCATGCTGTTTTTTATGGTGACCGGCACCATGCCATTCAGGGCAGACACTGTGGCCAAACTGAAGAGATGCATCATGGAGGGAGCCTATGTGCTTCCCCCATGGGTCCCTGAGGCATGCCAGAGGCTCATCAGGGGGATTCTACAGCCAGTCCCATCGGACCGCTATACAGTGGAGCAAATGGTGGGCTGTGAGTGGCTGCTCCCTGTGGAATTCCCATGTGCCATGGAGCCTTGTAAGCTAGATCCATCTCACCTTGCTGAGAGCAAACCAGCTGAACTGCTGGAGGAAGAGCTGGAGGTAAAGGCTGCATTAGAGACTCTAGGAATCACTTCAGAGCACATATTCAACAACCAGGGAAAAGACTGCAGAAGCTCCATCACTGGGGTCTATCGGATTTTGCTACACCGGGCTCAGAAGAAACGGGTGGTTGAGAGGACACCAGCGGTCACACAGAAAGTCGGGCCAACTACAACAAGTAAAAAGGAGCGACTAAAAGTGTATCGCAGTTTGCGGCACACATCTAAACTGTGTGTGGTTCtgtgacaaaaatgttaaactttacTATGGAAATTCAATGATTATGCAGCCTGGGGTTAAATTGCACAGACTGCATTAGCAAAGTTTTTCAGTCCAGTAGTATATGTCAAAGTAATCGTACTAAAACCTCACTGAGCTGCTGAAACTTGATATTTCTTACTtagtatgttttctttttcttctaaatcTAGTCTCTGTGAGAAGGCTGCAGaaagtttattatgtttatatacttttttgttttgaaatgaaatttttATCAGATTTAACAAGGTATggaatgtaaataattaaaagccaACATAATGGTTAGACTGCTAATAATTTCATTTGGGTCATATAGACAATACACTGTTAGTTATCAGCTCTATGCTCATTATTGGAATTATTGCCAGGTACAAAGGCACCAATTTAACAGAAACACCCTAAAAAAGGCTCGATATCAgtaatatgaaaacaaaaacattcagtgcATTAAACGTGGTATATTTGATGTTTAAGTGCAATTTTCTGAAATGccttatttttcattgttttgaaaTCAAATTGGTTTCAGTAATGATACAGGTGAAAGGGTTATATGTGATGTATCTCTATGAGATGTTCCAAATATTTACTTCATTAACCTCAATTTGTTGACTaactttttgacaaaaacaaggtGTGTACTGGTACACTAAGATACAATTTCATTACAGATATACCAACTAACAGAAGATTAATTAATGTGGTAAAACATTACTTTCAGGTTCAAGGTCTAAGACTGAATATCAGATTCGCTACATCATGCAATGCCATGTCAATGTGCtgattgaaataaatgtcaaatgaaaactaaactgCTTCTGTTCATTGAAGAATAAATGCTAACAACAAATAAGCTAATCTCTTTATATCTGATTGAGTTTCATGTAGAAAACTTCGATTAGTTTGCGTTATCACTCCATAAGTAATTTATGTATATTTaggtttttggggttttttaattgacaaatagtttagttttatagGTAACTTTGGTTTATAATTACTCTAATATGTTATGTTAGAATATATACTACACATATACTAGTGTATGTGTAATGAAAAAACGTATATTAATTTTCTGTAGTGCAAgaacttttaataatttatttttctaaataattgtACAGTACACAGTCTGTGTATCAGCTGCTTGAACCTTATTATGTGACTATTATTAACATTACTAGAAAGAGATTTTTCACAAGACCATTGTTATAATTCTGAGAATTGTTATTCAGTATAATattgctttaaattaaaaaagaaacataattgtAAGCCTCATTGCTAAAATGTGTATATGTTTTGCTTTATAAACTGTACAGGCAGTTTTTTTATGTGGCTAAATATAGTTTATCAATAAGTATAGGCTAtagggaaaaaacacaaacatctagTCTTTGAACTTGACTAAGTTCAATGCAGTTTAAGAAGTTTTATTACTTCTTAATGTACAGCCCATTTACttaatggtaaatggactgtaAATCCATAACAATAGTAATAAAAGGTGCATTCAtctgcattttaaatgattgttttttttttattaaaatgatttatattttttgtaattttagaCAGTAGAATATACAGTAGCTTCACCATATTAGATCTTGCAAAAAAGGCTAACATTTTACTATGTATATActacatatttgtatttaataataaattgtcACTTTACTGAATATATCATAATTTATTTGTAGAACTTCTTTTATGtgatatttttagtattttgttcGTGTAATAAGGTTCCATATtcacaaaacatcaaaataggTCAGTAGTGCAAACTAGCTTATGACGCATTTGACTACATTTCCCATAAACACCCCCAAAAAACTTACGTACCAAATTCGCTTCCGCCTTTGCGTGATGACGCGTTTTTTGCCTCGTTGGAAGGTGTTTTCAGGAGGAAGCTCCGGGCTGTTCACGGCAGCGGAAGAAAAAAGCTGAGTAGAGAAAGCAAAACGCATTGGAACGAGCTTGTTTGAGTTGATATCATCTTCTGTTATCAAACGGTAAGAAAATGTGCTTCTTTTGCCACCAATACTAGGATGTTTtgtagtgtttttttatgtttaaaaagggGGCCACGCCTTTGACATAATGCTTAGAACAGCTCAGAGAAGTCAAGTGTTAATCCGAAAATATTCCTTACTTTTTGCTGGAATTAATAACGCAGCTGCATTTTCgtggtatttttttaataaatattatgcTTTATCTCCTTGAAACAGCGCCCTCGGTTTCCGTTTTAATCTTAGTTTAACATAACATGACATATATTGCAATGCATTGGTGCGAtttaaaaccaaagcaaaaacaCTCTTAAGCAAGCCGAATCAGTTTTTGATTTAACCTTTTGACCACCTTCCTTTTATAAATCTATTTGTTATGGACGTTATTTGTTTTGACATCTGATACCGCATCAGATCCTGTGAGAAGGGTATGGGGGCGGGGCACATTGTCGGATGAGGTCATGCTGAAATGTTTAAGATGATGCAACATTAGACGGTTTACAGACACACTGTACCACGTTGTCACCTGCTTCAGAAGAGAAAATCCCTTTACTTTTAACTAACGTAATTAAAATTGTCGCTACTGATCTGAGAAAATCTTCTTCAGCCTATGCCTAGAGGCCACATGTGAAATCAAATGCAGCATAGGCTGAGAGGATTCAGAGAACGCCCCCCTTTGTTCTGGCGCATTGTTGTAATTGTGAGGCTGTTGTGATAGCAAAAATATCACCAAACGTTATCATCTAAAGCGCATTTAAATCTTTATCTACAGATGCATACACGTTCATGcagcaaaaatatgtaatacaacttatttttgaaaagcGTGAATGCCCACGTGGCTGCCGCTGCGCAACaatagtaaaatgttttgatttggcTGAACTTAACTACTCATTATCAAGCCCTATCACGGAAATGGTGTAATGAAattgctaattatttttaataaaaacattaaattagcacaaataatatttttacaggCACTTTGACTCCAGGTAGTGGTTTTCAGCAGTATTTATACCCCTTGAgtatcttaatgtttttttcctattaACACTGAAAACTTTGATGGGAGCTGTGGAGATTATATGTgagcaaaacaacacaaagaattGAAAAACTAGGTGGAAGAACAATGAAATAAGGTTTtcaaaattatgaatatatctctgttgtgtttgtatttatccGTCCTCTCCCCACATCTTATTGCAAATCCAACTGCTGGTCCGTATCAGCTTTGTACGTTGTCGGACTGAAAGTTTTTAGTTCTTTATGCAAAATGAATTAAACTCATTTTGATTTGATGAGATTTGCTGCAGCAGTTGTCAAGTCGTGCTTcagattttgaatttaatttttggGTGGCTCTGTATGTCTGTTAGCATTGTTGATTTCTAGTCCAGTCATGttcacacagcatgatgctgccacctccataTTTCATTGTGTTATCTGCCTCACATATGTTATGTGTATGTTGGATGTAGGCCAATAAGTTTTGCAATGTCGCCTTTGTTGAATTAGTTGCTTCTTTGATCAATGTCTGACCTATCAGTTTAGTTGAACAGCTATACGATAGTATGTTtacgttttttgtttgtttcagtccaTTAAGCACATGTGTCTTTGTTTTGGATTATTactacataaaatccaaataaaaataaagtgtgtggcaataatgtgagaaaatgtgaaaccaTTCAGATGCTATAAAGACTtgataatgcaataaaaaactatttgtgAAAGCAGATGTTTCTCAAAGTTGAATGCAGCCCTCATTAACACACCAACCAGCCATCAGCCAAACTCTAATATTATTTGATCTTTTGTGACATGATAAAAGATGTTTGCTGATGCTCTGCCACAGATGTCAGCCACTGAGGACCTTCCAGATATGGATGGGGCAGACCTCATCGGGCTGCTGTTCCAAGACGGCAACAATGGATGCACTGAGCCCCTCTTTCAGGATGAAGATGGGCTTATTGAATCCTGGCTGTCTGAGCAAGAAGTAAGGCTTCAAGCACTACAACCAGCTATCCAAGGCATTACTTTTATGTTCAATTGTAACCAATGgaattgatttttgtttgtagatGTTGACAGGTATGGATACTGAAGATTTCCTGTCCAGCTTGTTAGATGGAGATGACAACGTGGAGGCCTTCTGTCCGTCTCATTCCCTCTGTCCGTCTCATTCCCCGCTGGGGAGCGACAGCGGCATTTCTGACGACAGCAGCACGGGCGCTGGAAACAACAACACTCTGGGAAGTCCACGCGGCAGTGAAAGCGACATAGTACCCAGTCCCAGCTATTCTCACCCCAGCCCTGTGCACTCTGACCCCACCCTTACCTCAGAAGAGCTGCAAGCAGAGAGCCCTGAGGCCATGTCGGTCCATGCGGATCACAGCTACTCTCTGCTGCAGAGCGGAGTCAGAGATATGGATGTGCTGGAGAGTGTCAGGGCAGAGAAGCCAGATACAGATGTCTTCATTGATCTGGGTAGGTGTTGTGGAggtttgaaataataataataataataaaaaacctaACGGCAAGAACTTATGTAAACATAcagattaaatttatttaaaacgaCTCTCTTGTAACAGACGACTTGGTGAGTGATGCTATGGAGGAGGACTTCACCACTGAGCTGCCTTGTACTTTGGCCATAGAGAACTCTGCACATGATTTAGCTCAGCTAACCAAAGTAGACCAGGTTGGTTTTACATGCTTACAGATACTTAGCATAACAATAATGCAGTTAAAATAACtgtaattaaaaatgcttttatgcGTTTATTAGAAAAGCACTGATTCAtgatatttaagtatttaagtTTGTTTAAATGAACAATGTTTCAGTACTTTGATTTTTCTC
This window encodes:
- the nim1ka gene encoding serine/threonine-protein kinase NIM1 — protein: MTAVCPSESSPDGAEAGTGTAGTTGNSSVSGADSRESNGDSVEGSTVGTAVVSGGQRYSRWSRQDSSDINTDDEGATVRRLTPLERLNLDMCQDERVVRELTVGRRIAFYKIRGEIGCGNFSHVKLGIHALTKDKVAIKILDKTKLDQKTQRLLSREISSMEKLHHPNIIRLYEVVETLSRLHLVMEYAGGGELYTKITTEGKLSDTDSKIVFAQILSAVKHMHENNIIHRDLKAENVFYTSSSCVKVGDFGFSTLSRRDETLNTFCGSPPYAAPELFRDEHYVGAYVDIWALGVMLFFMVTGTMPFRADTVAKLKRCIMEGAYVLPPWVPEACQRLIRGILQPVPSDRYTVEQMVGCEWLLPVEFPCAMEPCKLDPSHLAESKPAELLEEELEVKAALETLGITSEHIFNNQGKDCRSSITGVYRILLHRAQKKRVVERTPAVTQKVGPTTTSKKERLKVYRSLRHTSKLCVVL